The Equus caballus isolate H_3958 breed thoroughbred chromosome 25, TB-T2T, whole genome shotgun sequence nucleotide sequence CCCCAGGCCCGCACTGGAGCCGGGTGGGGTCAATTAACAGACCGGCCCTGGGTTAGCCCGGGTCTGGGGTCTTAGCGGCCGCCTCACTCAGGAGCGCACAGAGATTGGTCGAATTGTGTGGATTGTCACCCCCGGTTTGAATTATCACCCTAAATCCTTACCGTGGAGATCTGGCCCTATCTACCCCCTTAGAACAAAGAGGAACCCACccagggggagggggcggaggggGAGCGGCGAAGATGGGCCGCGCGCGGGTCTCTAATGAAGGCCgcagccgagccgcccctccgcAGGCCCCGACGCCCGCACCCGGCTTTCTCCATTGATCCCAGCGCCCGCGCGGCCCGCGAGGCCCCCTGACCCCCGCGGCGCGGTCGGTAATTGGGCGGGGCGGTATTTGGGGCCCCCGAGGTCtctgggcccagggctgggcggGGCGGGGACCTCTGGGCGGTCAGAGGAGCAGGCCCAGCCTCACCCTCCCCCGCGGTGCAGAGGCCGAGGCCACGGCCAAGCGGCCGCGCACGACCATCACGGCCAAGCAGCTGGAGACGCTCAAGAGCGCCTACAACACGTCGCCGAAGCCGGCGCGCCACGTGCGCGAGCAGCTCTCCTCCGAGACCGGCCTGGACATGCGCGTCGTGCAGGTCAGCGCCCCGCGCCCGCGGCCACCCTGCCCGCCCCCGCGCGCCCTGCGGCCACTcacccgcccccgcccccaggtgTGGTTCCAGAACCGCCGCGCCAAGGAAAAGAGGCTCAAGAAGGACGCGGGCCGGCAGCGCTGGGGCCAGTATTTCCGCAGCATGAAGCGCGCCCGCGGCGGCTCCAAGTCAGACAAGGACAGCAttcaggaggaggggcaggacagCGACGCCGAGGTCTCCTTCACGGGTACGGCGCCTGGCACACCTCGCTGCACTCCCGCGTGGCCCCGGGGTCAGGAAGGACGTTGGACTGGTTGCTTGCAGGGAGCCTGAAATCTAAATTTCCTAGTCAGTGTCCTCTTtaggcttatttttaaaaaactcgtTTATGGATCCTGGTCCCCCATCCCAAGCCCAGTGGGTCAGCCACTTAGGACCACTGCTCTTCCCCTGTGTGGGCTGGATTCCCCTGTGACCCAGCCTGTCCCTCGGCAGGCTTTCTCATGGTTGGGGGTCCAGACCATCTCTCTGGCTTCCCGCCCTAGCCATGATTTTTAGGAAAGTGGGCAGCACGATTTTGGACTAAGTGATTAAAAATTCCTGGCTGCTTgcagttggggggggggggtccatcCTCCTCTGAGGATCCGTTACCTCATTCTCCATGTTGGGGAGACCTCACCCCCACCCCTTAATGCCCATCCTCAGAGAGTTTGTACGAGAGGTTCCTTCTGGCTGCATTGTGATCTTAGACTATTCAcccagcctccctgagcctcagttcacTCCTCTGCAGAATGGGGGTGGGGCATCTGCACcacccctcccagggcagccttggagggggtcctggaaccaTCACCCTGACTGGACTACACCCATCATGCCTTAGACACCCAGCAGGACTGAGCTGAACACCAGGTGGAGGGTAGGGACAGAAGGCAGCTGTCCATTCTAAGAGCAGAAGCGACTGGGCTGACCTGTTGTGTGATGTGGGGCAGGTCACCCCTGCAGGAGGGGCCCGGGGGGCCCAGGTGGAGGGGGGCAGGCACTGAGCAGCACCCTCTGCTTCCATTGCAGAAGAACCCTCCATGGCCGAAATGGGCCCTGCCAACGGCCTCTACGGCAGCCTGGGGGAGCCCACCCCCGCCTTGGGCCGTCCCACGGGAGCCCCAGGCAGCTTCCCGCTGGAGCACGGGGGCTTGGCCGGCCCGGAGCAGTATCGGGAGCTGCGCCCCGGCAGCCCCTACGGCGTCCCCCCCTCCCCGGCTGCCCTGCAGAGCcttcctggcccccagcccctcctctccagctTGGTGTACCCAGATGCCAGCTTGGGCCTTGTGCCCACGGGAGCCCCGAGTGGGCCCCCGCCCATGAGGGTGCTGGCAGGGAACGGACCCAGCTCTGACCTGTCCACAGGGAGCAGCGGGGGCTACCCCGACTTCCCTGCCAGCCCCGCCTCCTGGCTGGACGAGGTGGACCACGCTCAGTTCTGACCAAGGCCCCAGCTCCACCGAGCACCGGACATGAGGGGCGTAGGCAGCGATGCTGCCCCTGGCTGGGCGGCCGGGAGCTGTGCTCTCTTCCTTTCCCGAAGCCCCGGACCTCAGCGGGAAGCAGGTGCCACTGGCGGGGGACAGCATGAGGACGTCAAGGGAGGGCTCCTTTCTGTGGAGCACCCAGCCCCGCGGCCCCCTCCCTTGGGGCAGATGGACTCTCTTGGCTCCTGTCTGCGACCGCTGGTCTGGGGACACAGGCGGCCCGCTGGTGGCTGCCCAGCAAGCCTTGTTTTGTAAGCAGATTGCTCCCTTTGTCGACCGGTTAACTGAGCGCTTGCTGCTGTTTCTAGACGTGAAATGTCACCCTGCCTAGGCCAGACCTCTGCCCGGGGCCTCTCGCCAGCCCAGATCCGTACAGCCTCCAGGCTGGAAGACgctttaatttctaaaattaaaaaatacgcTCATTGTGCTTTCATTTCCCAGGTTCCGTATGTCTGAGTTGTGTAGCCCCTTCGCCCCCTACTTTGGGTCACAGACGGGCCTTGTCTGTCCAGGAGGGAGGTGGCAGTGCGGGAGCCATGCCTGTGTCCTTCCTGGTTCCTCTGGGGCCTCCCTGCCACCACCCCAAGCTTCCCCAGGAGCCTCCTCACCCCTCTTTCCTGGGGCAGCTGGCTCTGGACCTTTCTGTTCCTCTGAACTGAACTACCTGGTGCGGGAGACCGGACTTCCTGGGGCCCTTCCTCCCCACCATCAACTCTTTCAGCCCATCGGGAGCTCCTCTCAACCCAGACTAAGTTTTCATCCCCTCCCCCCAGTCGCAGCCTCCCCCCGGCCCTCCGGCGTCCAGGCTACGCCCAGCCCACCGATTTCCCATTTCCGTTGCCAAACAGCCTTGGGCCCTCCCGCTCCGAGCTGGCTCTAACCGCCTGAGGACTGGAGGTCCCGCTGGAGGGGGCTGGGCCGGGCTCCTCTGAGCCGCCAGGCCTCCTCGCCCAGATGCTTCCCTGCTGCCTCCCCAGACGCGAAGGCCGGCCGCCCATGATTCCAGGTGGTCTCCGCAAACCTGCACCCCAAGCTACCTGTTGGTTCTGTGAACGTCCCgtgtcttttatttattctctgaCCATCAGCTCTTTCCAAGATTTCAATAAATTTGTCAGTTACAGTCATTGGAAGGCCCATGTCTTTAGTGAGGCTGGGGGGTGCAGGCAGAGGGGGGCGTTGGGGTGGGGGACAGTTCTTTGAAAGCCGGGGTCTGTTGGAGTGGCTGCTGGCTCCTGGCCAGGGATGACACCTGTGCATTGGGGCTTCTTTGTCCCTGGGTCTCAGCCAAACTTCTGAGCACTCGAAGGAGACTTGGGAGAACAGACCGTCCATTTGTGacggaggggaggggcagggcggcCAGGGAACAGGACCACAACTGCTCACAGCTGGGAGCTGGCACCAGCAAGGGGAGGGGTGCTGACGTCAGCTGGTCAGGAGAGTCATGGCACTTGGTCATGGGGTCCCTCCAGCTTGGATTCCAGTCTCAGCCATCTGCTAacttgtgtgaccctgggcaaatgaCCCTTCCCCTCTGAGCCCCACTGTCCGCCTGTGGAGGAGAGACAGTGGTGATGGTCCCCTCGAAAGGGAGCTGTAGGAAGAGTCAATGCACGTGGGGCCCCCTACCCGGCAGTGCGTGCTTTTAGAGAGCAGCAGCCTGGCTGTTGGTATGCCCCCCACTGGACAGAGGGGTGCCAAGGTGGTGGGAAAGAGGCCCCAGTCCAGAGGACACAGGAGCTGGCGCCAGATCAGAGCAGGGGATAGGGGAtagggcagagaaggaggagggggcacTCCCCAGATGCCCCCTCAGCCAGGCAGCCCACGGGACTTGGTCAAGTCGCCCCCAGCATCTCCTGCCCTGCGGGGACAGCCCAGGCCCCCCACAGACCCCTCCCCAGGACGGGGCCCTCCCAGGAGGATTGTCGCCAGCAGCCCCCAGGCCCGCGTGTCCTCTTGGCGTCTAGCGGTCAGGGGTGCTTGGGGCAGGCCCTGGGCGTGGGACGCCAGCCACAGGCCTCCTCCCCGATGTGGAGGCCCTGGGAGAAGATGCCAGGCTGGGAGAAGGGACTGCCCTTGAGCAGAGTGGACGTGGGGATGGCATACTGGGGACAGCGACTGTTGTGAGCAAAGCTGTGGCAGCAAAGTGTCCTAGGCTGGCGGGGTAGGGGGTGGTGGTGATGCTCTCAGGTCTGGGACAGGCAGCTGCAGGTGGGGTGGGTTCCCGGGGGGACGACTTTGGACTCTTTCTCCCAGGCAAAGGGAGCCCCCGGCGCGCAGAGCGGTGGCCGCCGCCGGGCAGGCGCTATCTGGGCCAGCAGCCCTCGGTAGGGCGTATAAATCCTCAAGTCGcgcccccagcctccagcccctcccccaggccgcCCGGGACCTTTTAGGCGCTGACAGGTTAATAAAGTGCTAAGTGTCCCCGCGGGGCCCTCCGCCTGTTTGCAGTCCCCCCGCTCCCTCCCCGCGCTCGCTCCAGCTGGCGGCGCTTCCATCACCCGAGTCGCGGCCGCGAGAGGCCGGAGGGGCGGGCAGTGTCCGAGCCGCGCGAGTCCCGG carries:
- the LHX3 gene encoding LIM/homeobox protein Lhx3 isoform X1; amino-acid sequence: MLLEMELQRDRDGPGAPAAAAVCTFRGTREIPLCAGCDQHILDRFILKALDRHWHSKCLKCSDCHTPLAERCFSRGESVYCKDDFFKRFGTKCAACQLGIPPTQVVRRAQDFVYHLHCFACVVCKRQLATGDEFYLMEDSRLVCKADYETAKQRGPDARTRLSPLIPAPARPARPPDPRGAVGNWAGRYLGPPRSLGPGLGGAGTSGRSEEQAQPHPPPRCRGRGHGQAAAHDHHGQAAGDAQERLQHVAEAGAPRARAALLRDRPGHARRAGVVPEPPRQGKEAQEGRGPAALGPVFPQHEARPRRLQVRQGQHSGGGAGQRRRGLLHGRTLHGRNGPCQRPLRQPGGAHPRLGPSHGSPRQLPAGARGLGRPGAVSGAAPRQPLRRPPLPGCPAEPSWPPAPPLQLGVPRCQLGPCAHGSPEWAPAHEGAGRERTQL
- the LHX3 gene encoding LIM/homeobox protein Lhx3 isoform X2, which produces MQQIPLCAGCDQHILDRFILKALDRHWHSKCLKCSDCHTPLAERCFSRGESVYCKDDFFKRFGTKCAACQLGIPPTQVVRRAQDFVYHLHCFACVVCKRQLATGDEFYLMEDSRLVCKADYETAKQRGPDARTRLSPLIPAPARPARPPDPRGAVGNWAGRYLGPPRSLGPGLGGAGTSGRSEEQAQPHPPPRCRGRGHGQAAAHDHHGQAAGDAQERLQHVAEAGAPRARAALLRDRPGHARRAGVVPEPPRQGKEAQEGRGPAALGPVFPQHEARPRRLQVRQGQHSGGGAGQRRRGLLHGRTLHGRNGPCQRPLRQPGGAHPRLGPSHGSPRQLPAGARGLGRPGAVSGAAPRQPLRRPPLPGCPAEPSWPPAPPLQLGVPRCQLGPCAHGSPEWAPAHEGAGRERTQL
- the LHX3 gene encoding LIM/homeobox protein Lhx3 isoform X4, producing the protein MLLEMELQRDRDGPGAPAAAAVCTFRGTREIPLCAGCDQHILDRFILKALDRHWHSKCLKCSDCHTPLAERCFSRGESVYCKDDFFKRFGTKCAACQLGIPPTQVVRRAQDFVYHLHCFACVVCKRQLATGDEFYLMEDSRLVCKADYETAKQREAEATAKRPRTTITAKQLETLKSAYNTSPKPARHVREQLSSETGLDMRVVQVWFQNRRAKEKRLKKDAGRQRWGQYFRSMKRARGGSKSDKDSIQEEGQDSDAEVSFTEEPSMAEMGPANGLYGSLGEPTPALGRPTGAPGSFPLEHGGLAGPEQYRELRPGSPYGVPPSPAALQSLPGPQPLLSSLVYPDASLGLVPTGAPSGPPPMRVLAGNGPSSDLSTGSSGGYPDFPASPASWLDEVDHAQF
- the LHX3 gene encoding LIM/homeobox protein Lhx3 isoform X3, with the protein product MEARGELGPGRESAGGDLLLALLARREDLRREIPLCAGCDQHILDRFILKALDRHWHSKCLKCSDCHTPLAERCFSRGESVYCKDDFFKRFGTKCAACQLGIPPTQVVRRAQDFVYHLHCFACVVCKRQLATGDEFYLMEDSRLVCKADYETAKQREAEATAKRPRTTITAKQLETLKSAYNTSPKPARHVREQLSSETGLDMRVVQVWFQNRRAKEKRLKKDAGRQRWGQYFRSMKRARGGSKSDKDSIQEEGQDSDAEVSFTEEPSMAEMGPANGLYGSLGEPTPALGRPTGAPGSFPLEHGGLAGPEQYRELRPGSPYGVPPSPAALQSLPGPQPLLSSLVYPDASLGLVPTGAPSGPPPMRVLAGNGPSSDLSTGSSGGYPDFPASPASWLDEVDHAQF
- the LHX3 gene encoding LIM/homeobox protein Lhx3 isoform X5; this translates as MQQIPLCAGCDQHILDRFILKALDRHWHSKCLKCSDCHTPLAERCFSRGESVYCKDDFFKRFGTKCAACQLGIPPTQVVRRAQDFVYHLHCFACVVCKRQLATGDEFYLMEDSRLVCKADYETAKQREAEATAKRPRTTITAKQLETLKSAYNTSPKPARHVREQLSSETGLDMRVVQVWFQNRRAKEKRLKKDAGRQRWGQYFRSMKRARGGSKSDKDSIQEEGQDSDAEVSFTEEPSMAEMGPANGLYGSLGEPTPALGRPTGAPGSFPLEHGGLAGPEQYRELRPGSPYGVPPSPAALQSLPGPQPLLSSLVYPDASLGLVPTGAPSGPPPMRVLAGNGPSSDLSTGSSGGYPDFPASPASWLDEVDHAQF